A window of the Hordeum vulgare subsp. vulgare chromosome 5H, MorexV3_pseudomolecules_assembly, whole genome shotgun sequence genome harbors these coding sequences:
- the LOC123398097 gene encoding NAD(P)H-quinone oxidoreductase subunit 2 A, chloroplastic: protein MIWHVQNENFILDSTRIFMKAFHLLLFNGSFIFPECILIFGLILLLMIDSTSDQKDRPWFYFISSTSLVISITALLFRWREEPIISFSGNFQTNNFNEIFQFLILLCSTLCIPLSVEYIECTEMAITEFLLFVLTATLGGMFLCGANDLITIFVAPECFSLCSYLLSGYTKRDLRSNEATMKYLLMGGASSSILVHGFSWLYGSSGGEIELQEIVNGLINTQMYNSPGISIALISITVGLGFKLSPAPFHQWTPDVYEGSPTPVVAFLSVTSKVAASASATRILDIPFYFSSNEWHLLLEILAILSMILGNLLAITQTSMKRMLAYSSIGQIGYVIIGIIVGDSNDGYASMITYMLFYISMNLGTFACIVLFGLRTGTDNIRDYAGLYMKDPFLALSLALCLLSLGGLPPLAGFFGKLYLFWCGWQAGLYFLVSIGLLTSVLSIYYYLKIIKLLMTGRNQEITPYVRNYRRSPLRSNNSIELSMTVCVIASTIPGISMNPILAIAQDTLF, encoded by the exons ATGATCTGGCATGTACAGAATGAAAACTTCATTCTCGATTCTACGAGAATTTTTATGAAAGCGTTTCATTTGCTTCTCTTCAATGGAAGTTTCATTTTCCCAGAATGTATCCTAATTTTTGGCCTAATTCTTCTTCTGATGATCGATTCAACCTCTGATCAAAAAGATAGACCTTGGTTCTATTTCATCTCTTCAACAAGTTTAGTAATAAGCATAACGGCCCTATTGTTCCGATGGAGAGAAGAACCTATAATTAGCTTTTCGGGAAATTTCCAAACGAACAATTTCAACGAAATCTTTCAATTTCTCATTTTATTATGTTCAACTTTATGTATTCCTCTATCCgtagagtacattgaatgtacagaAATGGCTATAACAGAGTTTCTGTTATTCGTATTAACAGCTACTCTAGGGGGAATGTTTTTATGTGGTGCTAACGATTTAATAACTATCTTTGTAGCTCCAGAATGTTTCAGTTTATGTTCCTACCTATTGTCTGGATATACCAAGAGAGATCTACGGTCTAATGAGGCTACTATGAAATATTTACTCATGGGTGGGGCAAGCTCTTCTATTCTGGTTCATGGTTTCTCTTGGCTATATGGTTCATCTGGGGGGGAGATCGAGCTTCAAGAAATTGTGAACGGTCTTATCAATACACAAATGTATAACTCCCCAGGAATTTCAATTGCGCTTATATCCATCACTGTAGGACTTGGGTTCAAGCTTTCCCCAGCCCCTTTTCATCAATGGACTCCTGACGTCTACGAAGGA TCCCCCACTCCAGTCGTTGCTTTTCTTTCTGTTACTTCGAAagtagctgcttcagcttcagccacgcgaattctcgatattcctttttatttctcatcaaacgaatggcatcttcttctggaaatcctagctattcttagcatgattttgGGGAATCTCCTTGCTATTACTCAAACAAGCATGAAACGTATGCTTGCATATTCGTCCATAGGGCAAATCGGATATGTAATTATTGGAATAATTGTTGGAGACTCAAATGATGGATATGCAAGCATGATAACTTATATGCTGTTCTATATCTCCATGAATCTAGGAACTTTTGCTTGCATTGTATTATTTGGTCTACGTACCGGAACTGATAACATTCGAGATTATGCAGGATTATACATGAAAGATCCTTTTTTGGCTCTCTCTTTAGCCCTATGTCTCTTATCCCTAGGAGGCCTTCCTCCACTAGCAGGTTTCTTCGGAAAACTCTATCTATTCTGGTGTGGATGGCAAGCAGGCCTATATTTCTTGGTTTCAATAGGACTCCTTACGAGCGTTCTTTCTATCTACTATTATCTAAAAATAATCAAGTTATTAATGACTGGACGAAACCAAGAAATAACCCCTTATGTGCGAAATTATAGAAGATCCCCTTTAAGATCAAACAATTCCATCGAATTGAGTATGACTGTATGTGTGATAGCATCTACTATACCAGGAATATCAATGAACCCCATTCTTGCAATTGCTCAGGATACCCTCTTTTAG